In Deinococcus maricopensis DSM 21211, the sequence CGTCCACGGCAAGGGCCAGGGCGTACTGCGTCGCCTGATCCGCGACTACCTCAAGACCGAGAAGCGCGTCGCCAGCTTCCACGACGCCGAACCAAACCAGGGCGGACACGGCGTCACCATCATCAACATCAAGAGCTGAACGACGCCGCCCGCCAACCCTGAACTTCCTAAAGGCGCCCGCGCCGCCCATCCGCCTACAGTGGGCCATGACGCCCTCCGCGCCGGCGGCGCCGCGCCCCGCGGCGCGCCTCACATTCGCGCTCACGGTCATCCTCCTCGCCGCGCACCTCCTGTGGGTGCTCGTGGCGTGGGGGAGCGAGGGGTTCCGCCTGACCGTCAGCGCCCTGATCTACATCCCCACGTTCCTGCTCGGCGGCGCCACCTGCATCCTCAACGCGCCCCGCGCGCCGCACGACGCCAGCGCGTGGCGGACCCTCGGCGCCGGCCTCGTGTCCTTCGGCCTCGGGCAGGGCATCTACGCGTACCTGCTGCTGGTTCTCAAGGACCCGCCGTTCCCGAGCGCCGCCGACGCCCTCTTCCTGCTCGCGCTCGCCCTGTACGCCTGGGGGTTCCTGCGGTTCCGCCGCACGCCCGGCACCACCCTGGAACGCCTGCGCCTCGGCGTGGACGTCGCCGTCATCATCGCCGCCGTCGGCGTCTTCGCCTGGAAGTACGTCCTGTACGGCGTCCTCACCGGATACGCCGGACAACCCCTCGCCGCCATCATCGGTCTCACGTACCCGTTCGGGGATCTCGCGCTCCTCAGCGTGCTCCTGCTGGTCGCCCTGCGCGGCGGCGCCCCCCTCGGCGCGCGCGACGCCACCCTCGGCTTCGGCCTCGCGTGCCTCATCGTCGCCGACCAGGCCTTCATCGTCCTCGGCGCGAACGGCACGTACCAGGAAGGCTCCTGGGTCGACGTGTTCTGGGCCGCTGGTGCCACCCTGTTCGCCCTCGCCTCCTTCGCGCCGACCACCACGCAACGCCCCTCACGCCGCCCCGCCCTCGTGCAGCACACCGCGCCGTACCTGCCGTACCTCGCGCTCGGCGCCGCCTTCGCGCTGCTCATCAGCGGCGACCGCAGCACCAGCGCCGCGCAACGCGGCGTGCTGTGGGGCACCGTCCTCGTCACTGCCCTCGTCGTCGTCCGCCAGATCATCGCGTTCACCGAAAACGCCCGCCTCACCGACGCCCTGCGCCGCCTCTCCGGCGAACTTGAAGGGCGCGTGCAGGAACGCACGCGTGAACTCGACGTCGCCAACACCGCCCTGCGCGGCCTCACCGAGGACCTCGAACTGAAGGTCCGCGAACGCACCGCCGAACTCGAAGCGAGCCAGGCGCGCCTCGCGCACCAGGCGCAACACGACGTCCTCACCGGCCTTCCCAACCGCGCGCTCTTCCAGGACCGCGTAGAGCGCGGCATCGCCAGCGCCGCCCGCGAAGGCGGCCGCCTCGCCGTCATGTTCATCGACCTGGACGGCTTCAAAGCCGTGAACGATACCCTCGGCCACGCCGCCGGCGACGAACTCCTGCGCGAGGTCGCCTCCCGCCTGCAGGACAACGTGCGCCGCAACGACACCGTCGCGCGCCTCGGCGGGGACGAATTCACCGTCATGCTGCTCGGCGTCAACACCGCCCAGGACGCCGCCAGCGTCGCCCAGAAAATCCTCCGGGCCCTGCGGGAACCCATCCACCTCGCGGACGGCGCCGCGCACGTCTCCGGGTCCATCGGCGTGAGCCTCTACCCGCAGGATGGCGCAGACGCCACCGACCTGCAACGCCACGCGGACATCGCCATGTACCGCGCCAAACAAGGCGGCAAGAACAACATCACCTTCTACGCCCCCGAAATGAACGCCGTGGACGCCGCCCGCTCCGCCGTCGAACAGCACCTCCGCGGCGCCCTCGACCGCCACGAACTCACCCTCGCGTACCAACCGCTCCACAACGCCCAGGGCCTCGTCGTCGGCGTGGAGGCCCTGCTACGCTGGCAGAACGCCGCCCTCGGCAACGTCCCACCCACCACGTTCATTCCCGTGGCAGAAGACACTGGCCTGATCATCCCCATCGGGCAGTACGTCCTCAACGAGGCGTGCCGCCAACTCGCCGCCTGGCGCGCCCACGGCACAGCCGTGGACCGCATGAGCGTGAACGTCTCCCCGGCGCAGTTCGCCCGCGAGGACTTCGTCGACATCGTCCGCCGCGCCCTCCAGCACCACCGCCTCGACGGCCGCGACCTCGAACTGGAACTCACGGAACGCCTCATTATCCGCGACGTGCCCGGCGTCTCGCGCAAAATGTCAGAACTGCGCGCCCTCGGCGTGCGCCTCAGCATCGACGACTTCGGCGCCGGCAACTCCGCCCTTAATTACCTCATGACGCTCCCCGTCAACACCCTCAAGGTCGACCGGGCGTTCGTGCAGGCCCTCGAC encodes:
- a CDS encoding putative bifunctional diguanylate cyclase/phosphodiesterase — protein: MTPSAPAAPRPAARLTFALTVILLAAHLLWVLVAWGSEGFRLTVSALIYIPTFLLGGATCILNAPRAPHDASAWRTLGAGLVSFGLGQGIYAYLLLVLKDPPFPSAADALFLLALALYAWGFLRFRRTPGTTLERLRLGVDVAVIIAAVGVFAWKYVLYGVLTGYAGQPLAAIIGLTYPFGDLALLSVLLLVALRGGAPLGARDATLGFGLACLIVADQAFIVLGANGTYQEGSWVDVFWAAGATLFALASFAPTTTQRPSRRPALVQHTAPYLPYLALGAAFALLISGDRSTSAAQRGVLWGTVLVTALVVVRQIIAFTENARLTDALRRLSGELEGRVQERTRELDVANTALRGLTEDLELKVRERTAELEASQARLAHQAQHDVLTGLPNRALFQDRVERGIASAAREGGRLAVMFIDLDGFKAVNDTLGHAAGDELLREVASRLQDNVRRNDTVARLGGDEFTVMLLGVNTAQDAASVAQKILRALREPIHLADGAAHVSGSIGVSLYPQDGADATDLQRHADIAMYRAKQGGKNNITFYAPEMNAVDAARSAVEQHLRGALDRHELTLAYQPLHNAQGLVVGVEALLRWQNAALGNVPPTTFIPVAEDTGLIIPIGQYVLNEACRQLAAWRAHGTAVDRMSVNVSPAQFAREDFVDIVRRALQHHRLDGRDLELELTERLIIRDVPGVSRKMSELRALGVRLSIDDFGAGNSALNYLMTLPVNTLKVDRAFVQALDQTPGAHRIVQAIVALGHALGLDVVAEGVETPAQLLQVRELGCERTQGFLLGQPVPPENIRA